A window of Massilia sp. NR 4-1 genomic DNA:
CGGCCAGTTGTGGTGCCGCAGCGCCTCCAGCGCCTTGCTGCTGAAACCCCGCACCTGGGCCGCGCGCTCGGTGGCGAACGCGCGGAAGTAGTGTTCGGCCAGTGCCGCCACATCGTCGCGCCGTTCGCGCAAGGGCGGCACGTCCAGCGCCAGCACGTTCAGCCGGTAGTACAGGTCTTCGCGGAAGGCGCCCCTTTCCACCGCCTGCGACAGCCTGACGTGCGAGGCGGCGATCACGCGCACATCGACCGCCAGCTGGCGCGTGCCGCCCAGGCGGCAGATGGTCTTCTCCTGCAGGAAGCGCAGCAGGTTCGATTGCAGGTCGAGCGGCAGGTCGCCGATTTCGTCGAGGAAAAGCGAACCGCCGGCGGCCGACTCGATCAGCCCATGCTTGTCGCGCGCCGCGCCGGTGAAGGCGCCCTTCTCGTAGCCGAACAGTTCGGACTGGATCAGGCTGGCGGGCATGGCACCGCAATTGACCGGGACGAAGGGGGCGCCGGCGCGCGGCGAGTTCTCGTGCACGGCACGCGCCACCAGTTCCTTGCCGGTACCGCTCTCGCCCCAGATCAGCACCGGCGCATCGGCCAGCGCCACCTTGCGGATCTGCTGGCGCAGACTGAGTATGGCGTCGCTATTGCCGGTCAGCGGCATGCTGGCGGCGCCGCAATCGCTGGCCGTGTGGCCGGCCAGCGCCGCCAGACCGTGGGCATGGCCCAGGGTATGGTTCAGGCGCGTGCCGTCAATGGGCCAGGTATGGAAATCGAAACAATGATCGTGTATCAGCTGCCGCACCGGCGGCAATTGCAAGGCGTGCGGATGGAACAGGGCCACCCACTTCAGCCACCAGTGCTCACACAAGAAGCGGTCAAGCGCCTCGAGCGGACTGCATTCTGCATCAAGCAAGAGCATTCCCACCATATGCTGGTGCGAGTGCAGTGCATCGCGGGCCTCATTCAGGCCAGCGACTTGATTGATTTCCCAGTCCCCGAGTGCCGCGCTTAACTCCTCTCTTGCGCTCCGACCTCCCACGGTCACGCATAAGAGTCGTTTAATTATCATTTTAAGGCTTCATCTTAGAGTTCTTATAAGGGGTGGCGATGAACCTGGGCCGCCCTGAGTGGTGTGGCGAATCGGACAAAACAGCCAGCTTCGTGGCTGAAAGCTTGCTGGCCCCGCGGCGCAACGGATAGAATGCGTCCGGATTTTTCAGCAAGTGAAATGCCGTCTTGTCAATACTGCATAAACTGCATGGAACAAGATGCGATATGGAGAAAGTTATGAATAACTATAGGCTACAGCCTGAGAAACTGCCAACTTGGAAGCAACGAGTGTCGCTACGCGTACTCATGTTCTTCGGCTGGCAGCTACGGTACCGCCCCCTGCCCGGCCCGCGCGGCATCGCCGTGATCTATCCGCACACCTCGAACTGGGACTTTTTCGTGGGCCTGTTCGGCAAGTGGGCGCTCGACCTGCCGTTCCGCTGGCTGGCCAAGGACTCGCTGTTCCGCATTCCTGTCCTGGGCAGCTGGTTTCGCGCCCTCGGCGGCGAGCCGGTCGACCGCAGCGCGCCGAACGGCATGATCAAAAGCCAGGCGGCGCGCATGAACGCGGCCGACTGGTACTGGGTCGGCATCACGCCGGAAGGCACGCGCGGCTACCGCCCGCACTGGAAGAGCGGCTTTTACCACCTGGCGCTGGAAGCCAAGGTGCCGCTTTGCCTGGTCTATATGGATTACCCGAACAAGACATTGAGCCTGGTCGACCACGTGTACCTGACGGGCGACAAGGAGCAGGACATGGCCGCCATCCGCGCCGGCTTTGAAGGCCATCTGGGCCTGCACCCGAAAGACATGGCCCCCATCCTGCTGGGCGAACGGCGCGAGAAGCCGCGCGACTGAAAGCGGGGCGGAAGGAAAAAGCGGCGCAGGATCCTGCGCCGCTTTTGCGTTTACTGCACTGGCTTCGAATAAGGACCCTGGCCGCCCTCGGCAATGAAGCTGTCGATGCGCGCCTGCAGCACCGGCAGCGGCACCGAACCCAGATGCAGCACCGTGTCGTGGAAGGCGCGGATATCGAATTTCTTGCCCAGCGCCGCCTCGGCCTTTTTGCGCGCTTCCATGATCGCCATCTCGCCCAGGTAGTAGGACAGCGCCTGGCCCGGCCAGGAGATATAGCGGTCCACCTCCGTTTCCACCTCGTGCGACGAGAGGGCCGTGTTCTGCATCAGGTAGTCCTGCGCCTGCTGGCGTGTCCAGCCCTTGGCGTGGATGCCGGTATCGACCACCAGGCGCGAAGCGCGCCAGGCCTGGTAACTGAGCATGCCGAAGACTTCATACGGGGTTTCGTAAATGCCCATCTCGGTGCCCAGGCGTTCCGAATACAGCGCCCAGCCCTCGCCATAGGCCGAGATATAGGCCTTGCGGAAGTCGGGACGGCCGCCCTGTTCCAGCGCCAGCGGCATCTGGAAGGCGTGGCCGGGCGCCGACTCGTGCAGCGTCAATGCCGGCAGGCTGTAGAGCGCGCGCGAAGGCAGGTTGTAGGTATTCACCAGATACACACCGGGACCGCCGCGGCCCGAGGTGTAGTAAGGCGCCTGTTCCGGCGGCACCGGGATGATGGCGAAGCGGCGGCGCGGCAGATGGCCGAAGTACTGGTCGGCCTTGGCATCGAACTTCTTGGCGATCCAGGCGGCGCGCATCAGCAGCTCGTCCGGCGTCTTGGCGTAGAAGCGCGGATCGCTGCGCAGGAATTGCAGGAAGGCCGGCAGGTCGCCCTTGAACTCGACCTGCTTCATCACCTCATGCATCTCGGCGCGGATCTTGGCCATTTCCGCCAGGCCGATCTGGTGGATCTGCTCGGCGCTCAGCGCGGTCGTGGTGTATTCGACGATCTTCGACTGGTAATAGGCCGGGCCGTCCGGCAGGCTGTGCGCGGCCAGCGCCTCGGTCGCCTGCGGCACATATTCCTTGCGCATGAAGTCCAGCAGCTCGGCGTGGGCCGGCACCACCGCTTCGCGGATGGCTTTCAGGCCGGCGGCGCGCAGGCTGGCCTGCTCCTCGGCCGGAATAATGGCCGGCATCTCCTTGAACGGCTGGTAGAAGGCCACGTCCTCCGGCTTGGCCGCGGTGACCGCGGTGAGCGAAGCGTCGCGCCCCTGCAAGGTCACGCGCGGCGGCGTAAAGCCGCGTTTCAGGCCGGCCCGCATATTCGCCATCTCCTCGCGGAAGTAGCGCGGCACATCGTTCAGCTGGGCCAGGTAGTTGCGGTAATCCTCGGCCGTGCGGAAGCTCTTGCGCGCCTCGCCCGCCAGATTCGACCAGAACGAGGAATCGGCATTCAGCGGCTTTTCGTATTCGCGGAAGCGCTGGTTGGCCAGCAGGGCGGCGATCTGGGCGCGGTAGACGGCGTAGTTGATGCGTTCAGCGGCGGACAGCCTGGCGGCGGGGATGGCATCCAGGCCTTTCAGTACGCCCTCCCAATACCGCTGGCGCGCCAGCTGGGTGGCGGGGTCGACGCGCGGCAGGCGCGGGCTGATGCCGTTGTCGTCATCCTCCTCGTCTTCCAGCTGCTGGCCCTGGCGCCACTTCCACTCCTGCGTGTAGAGCGCCTTGAAGCGGGCGTCGGCATTGAGCGGGGCGCTCGCCACGCTGGAAGTGCTGGCGGCCAGCAGGATGCAGGCAAGCGCTGCGCTGAAATCTCTCATACGTCTCCCTTATTGTTTTGCAGATGATCGCAAGCCATGGCCGTGCTGAGGAACACCGTGCCGTTCAACAGATCGAGCAGTTGGCTGTCTCTTAAACGGTCCATCACCGGACCTTTCACTTCCGCCAGATGCAGGCCGATGCCGCGCCGCTTCAGGCTTTGATTCAACTCCAGCAGGCCGAACAAGGCCGTGGTGTCGATCGAACTCACGGCCGACATCACCAGCACCAGCGCGCGCGCCGTGGGGTGCGCGGCCAGTTCCTCCTCCACGCGGTAAGTGACCGCCTCCACATTGCCGAAGAAGAGATTGGCGTCGATGCGCAGCACCAGCATGCCGGGCTGGGTCTCGGCCGAATAGCGCTCGATATTGCGGAAATGTTCGCTGCCCGCGATGCGTCCCAGCACCGCGATATGCGGCCGGCTGGCGCGCCAGATCAGGGCCGCCATCGACAGCATCACGCCCACCACCACGCCCGCCTCCACGCCCAGCAGCAGCACGCCGACGCCCGTCACCAGCCAGGCCAGCGCGTCCACGCGGTCGTAGCGCCAGGCGGTGCGCAGGGTGTCCAGCTCCAGCATGCCCAGCACCGCGACGATGATGGTGGCCGCCAGCACCGGCAGCGGCAGCAGCGCCAGCCAGCCGGTGGGCGCGATCAGGGCCAGCGCCAGCAGGCCGGCCGTGATGATGCTGGCCAGCGGCGTATTCGCCCCGGCCGCGAAGTTCACCGCCGAACGCGAAATGCTGCCCGTGACCGGGAAACCGCCCGACAGCATGCTGGCCGCATTCGCCGCGCCCAGGCCGAGCAGTTCCTGGTTGCTCACCAGCTTCTCGTTGCGCTTCAAGGCCAGCGTCTGCGCCGCCGACATGCTGATGAGGAAAATGATAAAGCCGATCAGGAGGCCCGGCTTCAGCAACGTCCCCCAATGCGCGGAGGACATCGCCAGATTCAATTGCGGCAGGCCGGCCGGCACGCTGCCCGTGGTCGCAATGCCATGCGCGCGCAGATCGAACAGCGCCACCAGCGCAATCGACACGAGCACCAGCAGCATCGGCGCCAGCTTGGAGCCCGTATCCGCCATGCTGGCCCGCATGCCGCAGGCGCGCAGCAACGCCGCGCCCCAGCGCCGCGCCAGCACCAGGAACAGCAGGGAAGCCAGTCCCATGGCGGCGCTGGGACCGTGCGCATGCGGGAAATCGGCCCCCAACAGCGGATGCACCTGTCCCATCGCGATGACGATGGCCGAACCCACGGTGAAGCCGCTCATCACCGGCCGCGAGAAGAAATTCGCCAGGAAACCCAGGCGCAGCAAGCCGCACAAAATCAGCACCGCCCCGGCCACCAGCGCCAGTTGCGCCGCCAGCACCGCATACAAGGCCGAACCGGCTGCCGCCAAAGGCGCGATGGCCGCCGCCGTCATCAGCGACACGATCGCCATCGGGCCCACCGACTGCGTCATGCTGCTGCCGAAAAGCGCATACACGACAGGCGGCAGAATGCTCGCGTAAATACCCGCCACTGGCGGCAAGCCTGCCACCAGCGCATAAGCCATCCCCTGCGGGATCATCATCATCGCCACCACCAGGCCAGCGCTGACATCCCCCGCCAGCGCCGCGCGCCGATAGCCTCTCAACCAACCCAGCATGCGCAAACCACCCACCCCAAAAGAACAAAGCGCAAGCCTACCACGATCCCTGCCATATTTGATATCGATCAAATATGGCGGCCCGCTTGGCGCCAGGCGGGGGCTGACTTAGCTGGCCATGGCGAGTTCGACGCAGTTGCGGCCGGCGCGTTTGGCGCGGTGCAAGGCGGCGTCCAGGCGGTCGAGGGCGGATTGGCCGCCCTCCTCCGGCGCGACCTGGGCGACGGCCAGGCTGATGGTGACGGTGTCGCAGCCCGGCAGCTCGGTGCCGGCGATGGTTTCGCGCAGCTTCTCGGCAAGCTTGAGGGCGTCGATGGCGACAGTGTGGGTGGCGAGGATGAGGAATTCTTCGCCCCGCATGCGGGCCAGCACGTCGGAGCTGCGCAGGCGGGTGCGCACGGTCTGCGCGACCACGCGCAAGGCCTGGTCGCCTATCGGGTAGCCATAGAGGTCGTTCACCGAGCGGAAGTTGTCGATGTCGAAGGAGATCAGGGCCAGCGGCAGCCCGTATCTGCGGGCGCGCCGGATTTCCTGGTCGAGCAGGGTTTCGCCCTGGCGCCGGTTGCTGGCGCCGGTCAGGGCATCGTTGATGGCGATCTGGGTCAGCTTGCCGGCCAGGGCATCGTTTTGCTGGCGCAGCTCGCTCATGGCGAGGCCGAAGGCGATGAACTGCGCCAGGCTGGCGAAGCAGGCGAATTGTTCGCGCGAGAATTGGATCAGGCGGTCGAACATCAGGCAGACGGAGCCCAGCACCGGGCCTTCCGGTTCGCTGCGCAGCGGCAGGGCCAGCACCATGCGCACATCACGGTCATGCAGGCTGACGGCCATTTCCGGATCGCCCGCCTTTTCGGGCGCGTCGAGCAGGACCAGCTCTCCGGTGCTGACCGCCAGCAGCGGCGGGAAGACCTGGTTCAGCGGCGATTCCAGCAGGCGGTTGTGGCGCTGCATCAGGCGCGCCAGGTCGAGGTGGTTGCGCGCTTCCTGCGCCACCAGCTGCAGATTGCCATGCTCTTTCATGTGCAGCAGCGCGGTGTGGCGCACGCCGGGGAAACTGCATAGCGCCAGGCAGATTTGCGCCGCCATCGTGCTCACGTCCTCGGCGCCGGTCAGGGCGCGCTGCAGGCTGCGCTGGATCGTGAGCAGGTCGCGCAGCTCGCGCTCCTTGTCCAGCAGCTGTTGCTGCATCTGGGCTTGCGGGTCGAGCGGCGGGGTCAGGGTCTGTTCGATGGTCTGCGCCAGCTCCTCGTTGAGGATGGGGCAGATGCGGTATTGCAGCGGCCCGCTGGCCATCAGCTCGGGAATCCAGGCGGTATTGGTATAGGGGCAGAGCAGCAGAACCGGTTCGCCCGCGCGGCCGCGCACCAACCCTGCCATGGCCGCCAGGTCGTGGCTGTTGGCACTATCGTAGCCATTCAGATCGATGATCAAGAGATCGATGCGGTGGCGTTCCAGCTGTTCGCGCGCCGCATGCACGCTGTCGGCCAAAGTCAGGCGGTCGAACTGCTCTCCGCAGCAGCTCTGGAAATCGGCCCGCCGCTCGCCGGACGGATTCAGGAACAGGCCAAATCGGGTGGGGCGTCCCGGCGCATCTGCAACCATTTTTGTCTCCCTGCGACTATGTACTTTTTGCTATTGTTCGCTTGCCTTGGTGCGGCTTATTAAGTGTGCCACAAAGTTCACGAACAACAATATTATTTGTGTCAACAACATCGGTTTTATGTGCGTGCGCGCACCGTCTGCAACGTTCGGCCTGCCAATACTGGGGTCTTGTGCGAGCAAGGAGAGCACCATGGCCAACAGCAAGCAGCCGCCGGCCACGCAGGCCGGCAATCAGCAGCGCGGCATCCAGCACCAGCAGGATGCGCGCGACCAGGCCGGGAGCGGCCGACAGCAGCCGCGCGGGCCGGTGCAGGCCGGCGATCACGACTTTCCCGCGCCGCCGCTACCCAAACAGCACCTGGAAAAACCCGGCATCGAGGCCGGGATGGCGCTCAAGCCGCAGTTCCAGGCGCCCGCCTACTGCGGCAGCGGCAAGCTGCATGGCATGGCGGCCATCATTACCGGCGGCGATTCCGGCATCGGCCGCGCGGTAGCGCTGCTGTATGCCCGCGAGGGTGCCGACGTGGCCCTGGTCTATCTGGCGGAAGAGCAGGAAGATGCGGAGGAAACGCGGCGCAGCGTGGAGGCGGAAGGCCAGCGCTGCCTGCTGCTGCCGGGCGATGTGCGCGAAATGGCGTTCTGCCGCCAGGCCGTGGACAGCACGCTGCGCGAATTCGGCCGGCTCGATATCCTGGTCAACAACGCGGCGTTCCAGGAGCATGCGGCCAGGCTGGAGGAACTGTCCGAAGAGCGTTTCGACCTGACGATGAAGACCAATATCTACGGCTACTTCCACATGGCCAAGGCCGCCCTGCCCCATCTGAAGCGCGGCAGCAGCATCATCAATACCGGTTCGGTGGTGGGTCTGCGTGGCTCGCGCCATCTGCTCGACTACTCCGCCACCAAGGGCGCGATCCATGCCTTCACCATGTCGCTCGCATCGAATCTGATGGAGCAAGGCATCCGCGTGAACGCCGTGGCGCCCGGTCCGGTGTGGACGCCGCTCAATCCGGCCGACC
This region includes:
- a CDS encoding sigma-54 dependent transcriptional regulator, with product MIIKRLLCVTVGGRSAREELSAALGDWEINQVAGLNEARDALHSHQHMVGMLLLDAECSPLEALDRFLCEHWWLKWVALFHPHALQLPPVRQLIHDHCFDFHTWPIDGTRLNHTLGHAHGLAALAGHTASDCGAASMPLTGNSDAILSLRQQIRKVALADAPVLIWGESGTGKELVARAVHENSPRAGAPFVPVNCGAMPASLIQSELFGYEKGAFTGAARDKHGLIESAAGGSLFLDEIGDLPLDLQSNLLRFLQEKTICRLGGTRQLAVDVRVIAASHVRLSQAVERGAFREDLYYRLNVLALDVPPLRERRDDVAALAEHYFRAFATERAAQVRGFSSKALEALRHHNWPGNVRELVNRVRRASVMAEGKLIQASDLGLSETPALAAHEAPPCERLGGARNRAERTALEERLASGKNMTQVASELGISRMTLYRLMARHGIEPPSRRRER
- a CDS encoding 1-acyl-sn-glycerol-3-phosphate acyltransferase gives rise to the protein MSLRVLMFFGWQLRYRPLPGPRGIAVIYPHTSNWDFFVGLFGKWALDLPFRWLAKDSLFRIPVLGSWFRALGGEPVDRSAPNGMIKSQAARMNAADWYWVGITPEGTRGYRPHWKSGFYHLALEAKVPLCLVYMDYPNKTLSLVDHVYLTGDKEQDMAAIRAGFEGHLGLHPKDMAPILLGERREKPRD
- a CDS encoding DUF885 family protein; amino-acid sequence: MRDFSAALACILLAASTSSVASAPLNADARFKALYTQEWKWRQGQQLEDEEDDDNGISPRLPRVDPATQLARQRYWEGVLKGLDAIPAARLSAAERINYAVYRAQIAALLANQRFREYEKPLNADSSFWSNLAGEARKSFRTAEDYRNYLAQLNDVPRYFREEMANMRAGLKRGFTPPRVTLQGRDASLTAVTAAKPEDVAFYQPFKEMPAIIPAEEQASLRAAGLKAIREAVVPAHAELLDFMRKEYVPQATEALAAHSLPDGPAYYQSKIVEYTTTALSAEQIHQIGLAEMAKIRAEMHEVMKQVEFKGDLPAFLQFLRSDPRFYAKTPDELLMRAAWIAKKFDAKADQYFGHLPRRRFAIIPVPPEQAPYYTSGRGGPGVYLVNTYNLPSRALYSLPALTLHESAPGHAFQMPLALEQGGRPDFRKAYISAYGEGWALYSERLGTEMGIYETPYEVFGMLSYQAWRASRLVVDTGIHAKGWTRQQAQDYLMQNTALSSHEVETEVDRYISWPGQALSYYLGEMAIMEARKKAEAALGKKFDIRAFHDTVLHLGSVPLPVLQARIDSFIAEGGQGPYSKPVQ
- a CDS encoding SulP family inorganic anion transporter, producing the protein MLGWLRGYRRAALAGDVSAGLVVAMMMIPQGMAYALVAGLPPVAGIYASILPPVVYALFGSSMTQSVGPMAIVSLMTAAAIAPLAAAGSALYAVLAAQLALVAGAVLILCGLLRLGFLANFFSRPVMSGFTVGSAIVIAMGQVHPLLGADFPHAHGPSAAMGLASLLFLVLARRWGAALLRACGMRASMADTGSKLAPMLLVLVSIALVALFDLRAHGIATTGSVPAGLPQLNLAMSSAHWGTLLKPGLLIGFIIFLISMSAAQTLALKRNEKLVSNQELLGLGAANAASMLSGGFPVTGSISRSAVNFAAGANTPLASIITAGLLALALIAPTGWLALLPLPVLAATIIVAVLGMLELDTLRTAWRYDRVDALAWLVTGVGVLLLGVEAGVVVGVMLSMAALIWRASRPHIAVLGRIAGSEHFRNIERYSAETQPGMLVLRIDANLFFGNVEAVTYRVEEELAAHPTARALVLVMSAVSSIDTTALFGLLELNQSLKRRGIGLHLAEVKGPVMDRLRDSQLLDLLNGTVFLSTAMACDHLQNNKGDV
- a CDS encoding GGDEF domain-containing protein, producing MVADAPGRPTRFGLFLNPSGERRADFQSCCGEQFDRLTLADSVHAAREQLERHRIDLLIIDLNGYDSANSHDLAAMAGLVRGRAGEPVLLLCPYTNTAWIPELMASGPLQYRICPILNEELAQTIEQTLTPPLDPQAQMQQQLLDKERELRDLLTIQRSLQRALTGAEDVSTMAAQICLALCSFPGVRHTALLHMKEHGNLQLVAQEARNHLDLARLMQRHNRLLESPLNQVFPPLLAVSTGELVLLDAPEKAGDPEMAVSLHDRDVRMVLALPLRSEPEGPVLGSVCLMFDRLIQFSREQFACFASLAQFIAFGLAMSELRQQNDALAGKLTQIAINDALTGASNRRQGETLLDQEIRRARRYGLPLALISFDIDNFRSVNDLYGYPIGDQALRVVAQTVRTRLRSSDVLARMRGEEFLILATHTVAIDALKLAEKLRETIAGTELPGCDTVTISLAVAQVAPEEGGQSALDRLDAALHRAKRAGRNCVELAMAS
- a CDS encoding SDR family oxidoreductase — its product is MANSKQPPATQAGNQQRGIQHQQDARDQAGSGRQQPRGPVQAGDHDFPAPPLPKQHLEKPGIEAGMALKPQFQAPAYCGSGKLHGMAAIITGGDSGIGRAVALLYAREGADVALVYLAEEQEDAEETRRSVEAEGQRCLLLPGDVREMAFCRQAVDSTLREFGRLDILVNNAAFQEHAARLEELSEERFDLTMKTNIYGYFHMAKAALPHLKRGSSIINTGSVVGLRGSRHLLDYSATKGAIHAFTMSLASNLMEQGIRVNAVAPGPVWTPLNPADQTGEKIAQFGADTDMRRPAQPEELSPAYVFLAAPCCSSYISGIVLPVTGSVGG